From the Daucus carota subsp. sativus chromosome 8, DH1 v3.0, whole genome shotgun sequence genome, one window contains:
- the LOC108199929 gene encoding cellulose synthase-like protein D3, which yields MALRSPRAPHDKGEGTSVVTYVRRTSSGRNVNYSRDDLDSEISGEFNNYTVHIPPTPDNQPMDPSITQRVEEQYVTSSIFTGGFNSVTRAHLMDKVIESETNHPQMAGTKGSMCAIPGCDGKVMSDERGEDILPCECDFKICRDCYIDAVKSGGNVCPGCKELYKSTDLHEDVMENGRAMLQLPFNVESKLERRLSSKMDRRLSLVRSTSNSALVRSQTGDFDHTKWLFETGGTYGYGNAMWSKDGLNNEKHDDASEPKEFLSKPWRPLTRKLKIPAAVISPYRLLIFVRMVVLALFLQWRITNPNEDARWLWLMSIICELWFAFSWLLDQLPKLSPVNRSTDLNVLKEKFESPSPGNPTGRSDLPGVDIFVSTADPEKEPPLVTANTILSILAADYPVEKLSCYVSDDGGSLLTFEAMAEAASFADLWVPFCRKHDIEPRNPESYFSLKRDPLKNKVRQDFVRDRRRVKREYDEFKVRINGLPDVIRRRSDAYNAREEMKAVKLQKERVGEEMPETLKIPKATWMADATHWPGTWMASNPDHSKGDHVGIIQVMLKPPSDESLHGTDDDANPINFTEVDIRLPLLVYVSREKRPGYDHNKKAGAMNALVRASAVMSNGPFILNLDCDHYIYNSQAIREGMCFMMDRGGDRICYVQFPQRFEGIDPSDRYANHNTVFFDVNMRALDGLQGPVYVGTGCLFRRIALYGFDPPRSKEYNSGFWSCFSGRKKRSASVSSAPEINGSLRMGDLDDEEEMALPLFPKKFGNSSFLLESIPVAEFQGRPLADHPSVKHGRPPGALTVPRELLDASAVAEAISVVSCWFEDKTEWGGRVGWIYGSVTEDVVTGYRMHNRGWRSIYCVTKRDAFRGTAPINLTDRLHQVLRWATGSVEIFFSRNNAFLASSKMKLLQRIAYLNVGIYPFTSFFLIVYCFLPALSLLSGEFIVQSLNITFLVYLLVITITLCMLAILEIKWSGIDLEEWWRNEQFWLIGGTSAHFAAVLQGLLKVIAGIEISFTLTSKSSGDENDEDFADLYIIKWSSLMIPPITIIFINMIAIAVGVSRTIYSTIPQWSRLLGGVFFSFWVLAHLYPFAKGLMGRRGRTPTIAFVWSGLIAITISLLWVAIDPPSGSTEIGGSFQFP from the exons ATGGCTTTGCGATCGCCGAGAGCCCCCCATGACAAGGGGGAAGGTACTTCTGTGGTGACCTATGTGAGAAGGACTTCATCTGGTAGAAATGTCAATTATTCGAGAGATGATTTAGATAGTGAAATTAGTGGTGAATTTAATAATTACACTGTGCATATACCTCCTACACCTGACAATCAACCGATGGATCCTTCGATTACACAGAGAGTTGAGGAGCAGTACGTGACGAGTTCTATTTTCACAGGGGGGTTTAACAGTGTTACTCGCGCCCATTTGATGGACAAAGTGATTGAATCAGAAACAAACCATCCACAGATGGCTGGAACAAAAGGGTCTATGTGTGCTATACCGGGTTGTGATGGAAAAGTGATGAGTGATGAGCGGGGCGAAGATATTCTTCCATGTGAAtgtgattttaaaatttgtagagATTGTTATATTGATGCTGTGAAATCTGGTGGTAATGTTTGTCCAGGATGTAAAGAACTTTACAAGTCAACAGACTTGCATGAGGATGTAATGGAGAATGGACGGGCAATGCTACAACTTCCATTTAATGTTGAATCGAAGTTGGAGAGGAGATTATCATCCAAGATGGACAGAAGGTTGTCACTGGTGAGATCAACTAGTAACTCTGCACTAGTAAGAAGTCAAACGGGGGATTTTGATCATACAAAGTGGTTGTTCGAGACAGGTGGAACTTATGGATATGGGAATGCTATGTGGTCGAAAGACGGACTAAATAATGAAAAACATGACGACGCTAGTGAGCCCAAGGAGTTTCTTAGCAAGCCATGGAGGCCCCTTACTCGCAAATTGAAAATACCTGCTGCAGTGATAAGTCCATACAG GCTACTAATTTTTGTGAGGATGGTTGTCCTGGCATTGTTTCTCCAGTGGAGGATCACCAACCCAAATGAGGATGCAAGATGGCTCTGGCTTATGTCGATTATATGTGAACTTTGGTTTGCTTTTTCTTGGTTACTTGACCAACTTCCAAAGCTCTCCCCTGTTAATCGTTCTACGGACCTTAACGTATTGAAAGAGAAGTTTGAATCACCAAGTCCAGGCAATCCCACCGGAAGATCGGATCTTCCTGGTGTAGACATCTTCGTCTCTACTGCTGATCCAGAGAAAGAGCCACCACTTGTTACTGCCAATACAATTCTTTCGATTCTTGCTGCTGATTATCCTGTTGAAAAGCTTTCATGTTATGTGTCTGATGATGGAGGTTCTCTCCTAACCTTTGAAGCCATGGCAGAAGCCGCAAGTTTTGCTGATTTATGGGTCCCATTCTGCCGGAAACATGACATTGAACCAAGAAATCCAGAATCTTATTTTAGTTTAAAGAGAGATCCTCTTAAAAATAAGGTGCGTCAAGATTTTGTCAGAGATCGTAGGCGAGTTAAACGTGAGTATGATGAGTTTAAAGTTCGGATCAATGGTCTTCCTGATGTGATACGGAGGCGTTCTGATGCTTACAATGCACGGGAGGAAATGAAAGCTGTAAAACTTCAGAAAGAACGAGTCGGTGAAGAGATGCCCGAAACTTTGAAAATACCTAAAGCTACTTGGATGGCAGATGCCACACATTGGCCTGGTACTTGGATGGCTTCAAATCCAGATCATTCCAAGGGTGATCATGTAGGAATCATACAG GTGATGTTAAAACCTCCTAGTGATGAATCCCTACATGGCACAGACGATGATGCAAATCCTATTAATTTTACTGAGGTTGACATTCGGCTTCCACTTCTGGTTTACGTTTCACGTGAAAAACGCCCTGGCTATGACCACAATAAGAAGGCAGGGGCTATGAATGCTTTAGTTCGAGCCTCAGCTGTTATGTCAAATGGACCTTTCATTCTTAACCTGGACTGTGATCACTACATTTACAACTCCCAAGCAATAAGAGAAGGCATGTGTTTTATGATGGACCGAGGTGGTGATCGTATATGCTATGTACAGTTCCCTCAGAGGTTTGAAGGAATTGACCCATCTGATCGGTATGCGAATCACAACACAGTGTTCTTTGATGTTAACATGCGTGCCCTAGACGGTCTCCAGGGTCCAGTTTATGTTGGTACTGGATGCTTATTTCGAAGAATTGCACTGTATGGTTTTGACCCGCCAAGATCAAAAGAATACAACTCTGGTTTCTGGAGTTGTTTTTCTGGCCGCAAGAAAAGGAGTGCATCTGTTTCTTCTGCTCCTGAAATAAACGGATCACTTAGAATGGGAGACTTGGACGACGAAGAAGAAATGGCCCTTCCTCTTTTCCCAAAGAAGTTCGGAAACTCAAGTTTTTTACTTGAATCTATCCCGGTGGCAGAATTCCAAGGTAGGCCTCTTGCTGATCACCCTTCAGTAAAGCATGGACGCCCTCCTGGTGCACTTACCGTCCCTCGAGAACTTCTGGATGCCTCTGCTGTTGCCGAGGCAATCAGTGTTGTCTCATGTTGGTTTGAAGATAAAACTGAATGGGGTGGTCGAGTTGGGTGGATCTACGGCTCTGTAACTGAAGATGTGGTGACAGGATACAGGATGCATAACAGGGGTTGGAGATCTATCTATTGTGTGACAAAGAGGGATGCATTTCGAGGAACTGCACCTATCAATCTAACTGATAGACTCCACCAGGTTCTGCGGTGGGCTACAGGTTCagttgaaattttcttttctcgTAATAATGCTTTTCTTGCCAGCTCAAAGATGAAACTTTTGCAAAGAATAGCCTACCTCAATGTCGGAATTTACCCCTTCACCTCATTTTTTCTCATCGTCTATTGTTTCCTCCCAGCACTTTCCCTCTTATCTGGAGAATTCATTGTCCAGAGTCTTAACATCACCTTCCTTGTATATCTTCTGGTTATTACCATAACTCTTTGTATGCTGGCCATTCTTGAGATCAAGTGGTCAGGGATTGATCTTGAAGAATGGTGGCGAAATGAACAATTCTGGTTAATCGGAGGCACAAGTGCCCATTTTGCTGCTGTTCTCCAGGGCCTACTTAAAGTCATAGCAGGAATTGAGATATCATTCACCTTAACCTCAAAATCATCAGGTGACGAGAATGATGAAGATTTTGCTGATCTCTACATAATCAAATGGTCATCGCTCATGATTCCACCAATTACGATAATCTTCATAAATATGATAGCTATAGCCGTTGGTGTCAGCAGAACAATATACAGCACGATACCGCAATGGAGCCGTTTGTTAGGGGGAGTGTTCTTCAGTTTCTGGGTTTTGGCTCATCTCTACCCTTTTGCCAAAGGACTCATGGGAAGGCGCGGAAGGACGCCAACAATTGCCTTCGTTTGGTCAGGGCTTATCGCAATCACAATCTCGCTCCTTTGGGTTGCAATCGATCCCCCATCAGGGAGCACTGAAATTGGAGGCTCCTTTCAGTTTCCATAA